One Papaver somniferum cultivar HN1 chromosome 10, ASM357369v1, whole genome shotgun sequence genomic window carries:
- the LOC113315861 gene encoding uncharacterized protein LOC113315861: protein MEALSRYLMHAETQNMIYGVKLSVDDPAISHLIFFDDCMIFCKANIEECINVIKVFQDFSQSSGKMINFTKSGIFFIKDTAPNIVDSISQLMKVQKIELKDKYLGSPLFTNKSKVKDFKLYIDKLKFRLAGWKATQSTAGKVTMIQSVTSTSSIYQMNFFKLPKATCKEINAIQRDFFWNKDQAKPKGIYYIAWDVVNKPK from the coding sequence ATGGAGGCCCTTTCCAGATATCTTATGCATGCTGAAACTCAAAACATGATTTATGGGGTTAAATTAAGTGTTGATGATCCTGCTATTAGTCACCTTATATTTTTTGATGACTGCATGATTTTTTGTAAAGCTAACATAGAGGAATGCATAAATGTTATCAAGGTTTTTCAGGACTTCAGTCAATCTTCTGGGAAGATGATAAATTTTACTAAGTCTGGCATCTTTTTCATTAAAGACACTGCTCCTAATATTGTTGATAGCATAAGCCAACTCATGAAAGTTCAGAAGATTGAACTCAAGGATAAATATCTAGGATCCCCTCTCTTCACCAACAAAAGCAAAGTGAAGGACTTCAAACTCTACATAGATAAATTAAAATTCAGACTTGCTGGATGGAAAGCTACTCAATCAACTGCTGGTAAAGTTACTATGATTCAGTCTGTAACCTCTACTTCAAGTATCTACCAAATGAACTTCTTCAAGCTTCCAAAGGCCACATGTAAGGAGATTAATGCTATTCAGAGAGACTTTTTTTGGAATAAGGATCAAGCTAAACCTAAAGGCATATATTACATAGCTTGGGATGTTGTCAACAAACCGAAATAA